In one Corallococcus sp. EGB genomic region, the following are encoded:
- a CDS encoding HAD family phosphatase, with translation MSSSSTSNITAFDAVLFDLDGVVIDTTELHYRVWEEFARERGYIPTREQLLATNGRRAGETLRAWFGEELDDEQVAALTDDRERAFHRLLDHEPVAPVPGVGGYLMSLKQAGVPYALGTSALAQNAERALERVGLEHLFPVRVTSTDVVRGKPDPEVYLKASAALGVSPHACVVFEDAVAGLRAARAAGAACVAVATSFPRDVLLRERPDWLVKDFRDLPQALRPGSQGLTAPTAPHP, from the coding sequence ATGTCTTCTTCATCGACCTCGAACATCACCGCTTTCGACGCCGTCCTCTTCGACCTGGATGGCGTCGTCATCGACACGACCGAGCTGCACTACCGCGTCTGGGAGGAGTTCGCCCGCGAGCGGGGCTACATCCCCACGCGGGAGCAGCTGCTCGCCACCAACGGCCGGCGGGCGGGAGAGACGTTGCGCGCGTGGTTCGGCGAGGAGCTGGACGATGAGCAGGTGGCCGCGCTCACGGACGACCGCGAGCGGGCCTTCCACCGGCTGCTCGACCACGAGCCGGTGGCCCCCGTCCCCGGCGTGGGCGGCTACCTGATGTCCCTGAAGCAGGCGGGCGTGCCCTATGCGCTGGGCACGAGCGCCCTGGCGCAGAACGCGGAGCGGGCCCTGGAGCGCGTGGGGCTGGAGCACCTGTTCCCCGTGCGGGTGACGTCCACGGACGTGGTGCGGGGCAAGCCGGATCCGGAGGTGTACCTCAAGGCCTCGGCCGCGCTGGGCGTGTCGCCGCACGCGTGCGTGGTGTTCGAGGACGCGGTGGCGGGCCTGAGGGCCGCGCGGGCGGCGGGCGCGGCGTGTGTCGCCGTCGCCACGTCTTTCCCGCGCGACGTGCTGCTGCGCGAGCGGCCGGACTGGCTGGTGAAGGACTTCCGGGACCTGCCCCAGGCGCTGCGCCCCGGAAGTCAGGGCCTCACGGCGCCGACGGCACCTCACCCGTGA
- a CDS encoding sigma 54-interacting transcriptional regulator — MPLKNPTDFSTTAVRTQGTSSQGAQVMPALTLIGHAQPQRIGERLLLEGLLTGERAVALSRNAPDFRRPGSVLALPLGDPFLSRTPVRFEAGTGGGVRLLVPEGGTPVWVGSEPVRGGREFPREALVAGVPLVLAGRVALLLHQVTVRGASVQADLAALGMVGDSEGIVRVREDVLRVADLQVPVLVRGETGTGKELVARALHARSPRREGPFVSVNLGALSKDLIASELFGALRGAFTGAARDREGFFRAAHGGTLFLDEVAEAPPEVQAALLRVLETHEVYPVGGQTPVRVDVRLVTATDADLEARIHDGRFKAPLLHRLAGFEITVPPLRERREDIAPLFLHFARHELESTGEAGRLSSSDARAEPWLPASLAARLVRSAWPGNVRQLRNVARQLVIGSRGLPGLRVDARLEQSLDADALPIPGHPLSAQAPSPASEDTPPPSEVRAPSRRKPSEVSEQEVLEALRACAWDLKATADWLGIPRSSVYVLIDKSSLLRTARDLSPEEITRCYHECGGDLDRMVQKLEVSRRALQRRVRELGLEGS, encoded by the coding sequence ATGCCGCTCAAGAACCCCACGGATTTCTCCACGACCGCCGTCCGCACCCAGGGCACGTCCTCGCAGGGCGCCCAGGTGATGCCGGCGTTGACGCTCATTGGCCATGCCCAGCCCCAGCGCATCGGGGAGCGGCTGCTGCTGGAGGGGCTGCTCACCGGGGAGCGCGCGGTGGCGCTGTCCCGCAACGCGCCGGACTTCAGGCGCCCGGGCTCGGTGCTGGCGCTGCCTCTGGGGGACCCGTTCCTCAGCCGCACGCCGGTGCGCTTCGAGGCGGGGACGGGCGGGGGCGTGCGGCTCCTGGTGCCGGAGGGCGGGACGCCGGTGTGGGTGGGCAGCGAGCCGGTGCGGGGCGGGCGCGAGTTCCCAAGGGAGGCGCTGGTGGCGGGCGTGCCGCTGGTGCTCGCCGGGCGCGTGGCGCTGCTGCTGCACCAGGTCACCGTGCGCGGCGCCAGCGTCCAGGCGGACCTGGCGGCGCTGGGCATGGTGGGCGACAGCGAGGGCATCGTCCGCGTGCGCGAGGACGTGCTGCGCGTGGCCGACCTCCAGGTGCCCGTGCTGGTGCGGGGCGAGACCGGCACCGGCAAGGAGCTGGTGGCGCGCGCGCTCCATGCGCGGAGCCCACGCCGCGAGGGCCCCTTCGTCAGCGTCAACCTGGGCGCCCTGTCGAAGGACCTCATCGCCTCGGAGCTGTTCGGCGCGCTGCGGGGCGCGTTCACCGGCGCCGCGCGCGACCGGGAGGGCTTCTTCCGCGCGGCCCACGGCGGCACGCTCTTCCTGGACGAGGTGGCGGAGGCGCCTCCGGAGGTCCAGGCCGCGCTCCTGCGCGTGCTGGAGACGCACGAGGTCTACCCCGTGGGTGGGCAGACGCCGGTCCGGGTGGACGTGCGGCTCGTCACCGCCACGGACGCGGACCTGGAGGCGCGCATCCACGACGGCCGCTTCAAGGCCCCGCTGTTGCACCGGCTGGCGGGCTTTGAAATCACCGTGCCGCCGCTGCGCGAGCGCCGCGAGGACATCGCGCCGCTGTTCCTCCACTTCGCGCGCCACGAGCTGGAGTCCACGGGCGAGGCCGGGCGGCTGAGCTCCTCGGACGCGCGCGCCGAGCCGTGGCTGCCCGCGTCGCTCGCCGCGCGCCTGGTGCGCTCCGCGTGGCCCGGCAACGTGCGCCAGCTGCGCAACGTCGCGAGGCAGCTGGTCATCGGCAGCCGGGGGCTGCCCGGGCTGCGCGTGGATGCCCGGCTGGAGCAGTCGCTGGACGCCGACGCGCTCCCCATCCCCGGCCACCCGCTGAGCGCGCAGGCCCCCTCCCCTGCTTCGGAGGACACGCCTCCGCCGTCGGAGGTCCGCGCCCCCTCGCGGCGCAAGCCTTCCGAGGTGAGCGAGCAGGAGGTGCTGGAGGCCCTGCGCGCCTGCGCGTGGGACCTGAAGGCCACGGCGGACTGGCTGGGCATCCCACGCTCGTCCGTGTACGTGCTCATCGACAAGAGTTCACTCCTGCGCACCGCGCGCGACCTGAGCCCGGAGGAGATCACCCGCTGCTACCATGAGTGCGGGGGCGACCTGGACCGCATGGTGCAGAAGCTGGAGGTCTCCCGCCGCGCGCTCCAGCGCCGCGTGCGTGAGCTGGGGTTGGAAGGCAGCTGA
- a CDS encoding DUF4215 domain-containing protein, whose product MALRAGIHALALCSLFLLAGCESGGSRPAASEEPVLTSQASTLMGDGRLQPGEECDDGNTVSGDGCSSTGKVEAGYLCNVPGNACSLASLCGNGTAESGELCDNGATPGNGCTATCDLALCGNGVFDNRQYPSFAQEICDDGNRFEGDGCSRQCEVEPGFACTGSPSRCVRAGVAVFNTGVDAQNRRLPLGGVDPHWFYAGTTTGADTGVRNANDWPLEMQTARFMSPKSAQTCVYQDFLIPSTTNIAQFRLRLATFNDNDFDGAKVNGVAITPVTVSEPPGQPWQKNIFREFGTTAAWHPGLNRIELCNENEASPPNAFRYLFVDAYDDRCGDGAISPREECDDGNTANGDGCSATCGIEAGYGCAGAPSTCARTCGNGNLNPGEQCDDGNTTNGDGCNASCRVESGYACPTPGQACVATCGNGVLNPGEQCDDGNVFSSDGCSASCRIETGYACTGAPSTCAPLCGNGVLDPGELCDDGNTNMNDGCSNACTLELGYACATPGQPCAKTCGNGTVDPGELCDDGNLTSGDGCTTECRVEDGYACSTPSSGPSVCAQSCGNGTVDPNETCDDGNHASGDGCNASCLVEDGYSCSGQPSACATLCGDGKRAGAEACDDGNTTPGDGCDATCAVEPGYSCPAPGAACLSTCGNGTREAGEQCDDGNTVAGDGCSATCAEEPGWHCNGSPSTCATLCGDGIRAGAEVCDDGNLVGGDTCSPRCLLEVGQTCTAPNVCEAFCDPVSQKCVAEEPPPVTPTPVITGPTANATVTTGTPPITGTGEPGSTVTVREGTKVVCTATTDASGHWTCTPTTPLVDGPHSVTATAETPTSSPSFPSPAVPFVVDTEIPAPVISGPEANATVTTATPAISGTGEPGATVTVREGSTVLCTAAVDAAGHWSCVPTTPLTDGPHTVTATARTPAGVTSPPSTAVPFVVHTVVPDHQAPDTSIVKGPQPTTSNRTADFEYASTEEGSTFECSLDGGAWGPCRDSYTVGNGDHVLRVRAVDGSGNVDETPAEYTWTVVTTRAFAGGGCSTAPDASWLALLGLMGGPGLRRRQRRAA is encoded by the coding sequence ATGGCCCTGCGCGCGGGCATCCACGCCCTGGCCCTGTGTTCGCTGTTCCTCCTCGCCGGTTGCGAGTCGGGCGGCTCGCGGCCCGCGGCTTCCGAAGAACCCGTGCTCACGAGCCAGGCTTCCACCCTGATGGGCGACGGGCGGCTCCAGCCCGGCGAGGAGTGCGACGACGGCAACACCGTGAGCGGCGACGGCTGCTCGTCCACCGGGAAGGTGGAGGCGGGCTACCTGTGCAATGTTCCCGGCAACGCGTGCTCGCTGGCGAGCCTGTGCGGAAACGGCACCGCCGAATCCGGCGAGCTGTGTGACAACGGCGCCACGCCCGGCAACGGCTGTACGGCCACGTGTGACCTGGCGCTGTGTGGCAACGGCGTGTTCGACAACCGCCAGTACCCGTCCTTCGCGCAGGAGATCTGTGACGACGGCAACCGCTTCGAGGGCGACGGCTGCAGCCGTCAGTGCGAGGTGGAGCCCGGCTTCGCCTGCACGGGCAGCCCCAGCCGCTGCGTGCGGGCGGGTGTGGCGGTGTTCAACACCGGCGTGGACGCGCAGAACCGGCGTCTGCCCCTGGGCGGAGTGGATCCGCACTGGTTCTACGCCGGCACCACCACCGGCGCGGACACCGGCGTGCGCAACGCGAACGACTGGCCGCTGGAGATGCAGACCGCGCGCTTCATGTCGCCCAAGAGCGCGCAGACGTGCGTGTACCAGGACTTCCTCATCCCCTCGACCACCAACATCGCCCAGTTCCGCCTGCGCCTGGCGACCTTCAACGATAACGACTTCGACGGCGCGAAGGTGAACGGCGTGGCCATCACGCCTGTCACCGTGAGCGAGCCCCCGGGCCAGCCCTGGCAGAAGAACATCTTCCGCGAGTTCGGCACCACCGCGGCCTGGCACCCGGGCCTCAACCGCATCGAGCTGTGCAACGAGAACGAGGCCAGCCCGCCGAACGCCTTCCGCTACCTCTTCGTGGACGCCTACGACGACCGCTGCGGTGACGGCGCCATCTCCCCGCGCGAGGAGTGCGACGACGGCAACACCGCCAACGGCGACGGCTGCAGCGCCACCTGCGGCATCGAGGCCGGCTACGGGTGCGCCGGCGCGCCCAGCACCTGCGCCAGGACCTGCGGCAACGGCAACCTGAACCCCGGCGAGCAGTGCGACGACGGCAACACCACCAACGGTGACGGCTGCAACGCCAGCTGCCGCGTGGAGAGCGGCTACGCCTGCCCCACGCCGGGCCAGGCCTGCGTGGCCACCTGCGGCAACGGCGTCCTCAACCCGGGCGAGCAGTGCGATGACGGCAACGTCTTCAGCTCCGACGGCTGCTCCGCGTCGTGCCGCATCGAGACGGGCTACGCCTGCACCGGCGCCCCGTCCACGTGCGCCCCGCTGTGCGGCAACGGCGTGCTCGACCCCGGCGAGCTGTGCGACGACGGCAACACGAACATGAACGACGGCTGCTCCAACGCCTGCACCCTGGAGCTGGGCTATGCGTGCGCCACGCCGGGCCAGCCCTGCGCGAAGACGTGCGGCAACGGCACCGTGGACCCGGGCGAGCTGTGCGACGACGGCAACCTCACGTCCGGCGACGGCTGCACCACCGAGTGCCGCGTGGAGGACGGCTATGCCTGCTCCACGCCGTCCTCGGGGCCGTCCGTGTGCGCCCAGTCGTGCGGCAACGGCACCGTGGATCCGAACGAGACGTGCGATGACGGCAACCACGCGTCCGGCGACGGCTGTAACGCCAGCTGCCTCGTGGAGGACGGCTACAGCTGTTCGGGTCAGCCCAGCGCCTGCGCCACCCTCTGCGGCGACGGCAAACGCGCGGGCGCCGAGGCGTGCGACGACGGCAATACGACGCCGGGCGACGGCTGCGACGCCACCTGCGCCGTGGAGCCGGGCTACAGCTGCCCCGCCCCTGGCGCCGCGTGCCTCAGCACCTGCGGCAACGGCACGCGGGAGGCCGGTGAGCAGTGCGATGACGGCAATACGGTGGCGGGCGACGGCTGCAGCGCCACCTGCGCCGAGGAGCCTGGCTGGCACTGCAACGGTTCTCCCAGCACCTGCGCCACCCTCTGCGGCGACGGCATCCGCGCGGGCGCCGAGGTGTGCGACGACGGCAACCTGGTGGGCGGCGACACCTGCTCGCCGCGCTGCCTGCTGGAGGTGGGCCAGACGTGCACCGCGCCCAACGTCTGCGAGGCGTTCTGCGACCCGGTCTCCCAGAAGTGCGTGGCGGAGGAGCCCCCGCCCGTGACGCCGACCCCGGTCATCACCGGCCCCACGGCGAACGCCACGGTGACCACGGGCACGCCGCCCATCACCGGCACGGGTGAGCCCGGTTCGACGGTGACGGTGCGCGAGGGCACCAAGGTGGTCTGCACCGCCACCACCGACGCGAGCGGCCACTGGACCTGCACGCCCACGACGCCGCTGGTGGATGGGCCCCACTCCGTGACGGCCACGGCCGAGACGCCCACGAGCAGCCCCAGCTTCCCGTCCCCCGCCGTCCCCTTCGTCGTGGACACGGAGATCCCGGCCCCGGTCATCTCCGGCCCCGAGGCGAACGCCACGGTGACCACCGCCACGCCCGCCATCTCCGGCACCGGCGAGCCCGGCGCGACGGTGACGGTGCGCGAGGGCAGCACCGTCCTCTGCACCGCCGCCGTGGACGCGGCCGGCCACTGGAGCTGCGTCCCCACGACGCCGCTGACGGACGGCCCGCACACCGTGACGGCCACGGCCCGGACGCCCGCGGGCGTCACCAGCCCGCCGTCCACCGCGGTCCCCTTCGTGGTGCACACCGTGGTGCCGGACCACCAGGCCCCGGACACCTCCATCGTGAAGGGCCCGCAGCCCACCACCTCCAACCGCACGGCGGACTTCGAGTACGCCTCCACGGAGGAGGGCTCCACGTTCGAGTGCAGCCTCGACGGCGGCGCCTGGGGGCCCTGCCGGGACAGCTACACCGTCGGCAACGGGGACCATGTCCTGCGCGTCCGCGCGGTGGATGGCAGCGGCAACGTGGATGAGACCCCCGCCGAGTACACCTGGACGGTGGTGACCACGCGCGCCTTCGCGGGCGGCGGGTGCAGCACCGCGCCGGATGCCTCCTGGCTGGCCCTCCTGGGCCTGATGGGGGGGCCGGGGCTGCGCCGCCGTCAGCGCCGGGCCGCATAG
- a CDS encoding OmpA family protein, with product MFARRHHLALGGLTVLCAFSAQAQSSIPGIELERLQLNPAMRDSLVLSTGDLLPAGQFRIGLTAEYENRPLVFVENGERQADIISNRVTAIVSGAYSLTNWLELGAQVPIVAQWGPETTGVGVTRPTTSALGTPWVQARVGFLSENRGGPLDLGLHLGAALPLGSKDALTRDEGFTFSPRLGAGKQLGGTFRVGADVGALVRTKTYALTPQTQPYLDEMGVELNGGVNLSAGLWGLKEEVLVRGTIPTQSSPSSLEALLGLRVPSADGTELYVMGGPGFGRTPGTPRFRVLAGVSFGTPPAPKGPICVAGQPHVAAECPDLDADGDGVKNRDDQCPTTPGLAQLQGCPDKDDDQDGIPNLADKCPTQPENKNGFEDEDGCPDDPDSDGDGIVDSKDQCPHEPETFNGYKDKDGCPDVEPDRDGDGIVDRLDNCPDEPGTEANGGCKEAPIARIDSGSIRILEAVFFENNKAVIQKRSHAVLDKVASILVSHPDIEKVRVEGHTDNTGKAAYNLDLSQRRAEAVVDYLVGKAVQRERLEAKGFGPTQPIADNAKADGRAKNRRVEFKIVGEAEGVQVTPASSTSPGTPSK from the coding sequence TTGTTCGCACGAAGGCATCACCTGGCGCTCGGAGGGCTGACCGTCCTCTGCGCCTTCAGCGCCCAGGCCCAGAGCAGCATCCCGGGCATCGAACTGGAGCGCCTGCAGCTCAACCCCGCCATGCGTGACAGCCTCGTGCTGTCCACCGGAGACCTGCTCCCCGCAGGCCAGTTCCGCATCGGGTTGACCGCGGAATACGAGAACCGCCCCCTCGTCTTCGTGGAGAACGGCGAGCGGCAGGCCGACATCATCTCGAACCGCGTGACGGCGATCGTGAGCGGCGCGTACTCCCTCACGAACTGGTTGGAGCTCGGCGCGCAGGTGCCCATCGTCGCCCAGTGGGGCCCGGAGACCACGGGCGTCGGTGTGACCCGCCCCACCACCAGCGCGCTCGGCACCCCGTGGGTCCAGGCCCGCGTGGGCTTCCTCTCCGAGAACCGGGGCGGTCCGTTGGACCTGGGCCTGCACCTGGGCGCGGCCCTGCCCCTGGGCAGCAAGGACGCCCTCACCCGCGACGAGGGCTTCACCTTCTCCCCGCGCCTGGGCGCCGGCAAGCAGCTGGGCGGCACCTTCCGCGTGGGCGCGGACGTCGGGGCGCTCGTGCGCACGAAGACGTACGCGCTGACGCCGCAGACGCAGCCCTACCTGGATGAGATGGGCGTGGAGCTCAACGGCGGCGTCAACCTCTCCGCCGGCCTCTGGGGCCTGAAGGAGGAGGTGCTCGTGCGCGGCACCATTCCCACGCAGAGCTCGCCCAGCTCGCTGGAGGCGCTGCTGGGCCTGCGCGTCCCCAGCGCGGACGGCACCGAGCTGTACGTCATGGGTGGCCCGGGCTTTGGACGGACGCCGGGCACGCCGCGCTTCCGCGTGCTCGCGGGTGTGTCCTTCGGCACGCCCCCCGCGCCCAAGGGCCCCATCTGTGTCGCGGGCCAGCCCCACGTGGCCGCCGAGTGCCCCGACCTGGATGCCGACGGCGACGGCGTGAAGAACCGCGACGACCAGTGCCCGACGACGCCCGGCCTGGCGCAGCTGCAGGGCTGCCCGGACAAGGACGACGACCAGGACGGCATCCCCAACCTGGCGGACAAGTGCCCCACGCAGCCGGAGAACAAGAACGGCTTCGAGGACGAGGACGGCTGCCCGGACGACCCCGACTCCGACGGGGACGGCATCGTGGACTCCAAGGACCAGTGCCCCCACGAGCCGGAGACGTTCAACGGCTACAAGGACAAGGACGGCTGCCCGGACGTGGAGCCGGACCGTGACGGCGACGGCATCGTGGACCGCCTGGACAACTGCCCGGACGAGCCGGGCACCGAGGCCAACGGCGGCTGCAAGGAGGCGCCAATCGCGCGCATCGACTCCGGCAGCATCCGCATCCTGGAGGCCGTGTTCTTCGAGAACAACAAGGCCGTCATCCAGAAGCGCAGCCACGCGGTGCTCGACAAGGTCGCGTCCATCCTCGTGTCCCATCCGGACATCGAGAAGGTCCGCGTGGAGGGCCACACCGACAACACCGGCAAGGCCGCGTACAACCTGGACCTGTCCCAGCGGCGCGCCGAGGCGGTGGTGGACTACCTGGTGGGCAAGGCCGTGCAGCGCGAGCGGTTGGAGGCGAAGGGCTTCGGGCCCACGCAGCCCATCGCGGACAACGCGAAGGCGGACGGACGCGCGAAGAACCGCCGCGTCGAGTTCAAGATCGTCGGAGAGGCCGAGGGCGTGCAGGTCACGCCGGCCTCCTCCACTTCCCCTGGCACTCCTTCGAAGTAA
- a CDS encoding serine/threonine-protein kinase has protein sequence MPGAGHQTSYEEEVLLALDEGLLSSEEAAALREEALRLHRGPLELLKERGRLTEDTLDLLRQDLARGYTDRGDAPIQEAATLSTAVPSSLAVGGVPSFPVPGWDRYEPVRFLGQGGMGQVFLAYDPLLRRNVALKFVRDGDPELARRFLAEARAQARVRHERVCEVYEVGEVRGHAFIAMRYVEGPSLGLLSNSLTLEQRVWVLCQAAEGVHAAHRVGLVHRDLKPGNILVERTEDGGFLPFVMDFGLARDWREDSTTPNAVLGTPHYMAPEQARGEGHRLDRRADVYALGATLYALLTGQPPFTGGTEKEVLAKLQAEPPPRPRALEPDIPEDLEAVVLKCLEKERPLRYDSVRSFTDDLERFLSGEPVRARHGARYWLGKKVRKHRAALALGGVVVTVVAGALTQAKLARGEVEERERLARAFTERVERIESAARYSALSRLHDTRKDREALRASMAALEAEIARGGAQAVGPGEYALGRALFALDDLDGARGKLEAAWAHGYREPRVAWALAQVLGHLYREQLLLDVERRAPAQREARLKELNERYRDPALAYLRQAEGPDVPAPPSFVKALFAFYEDRSEDALALLDAPGAQAPWFYEAPLLRGDILLARSMRRWNGGDRAGSQADLALSREAYAAAVATAESQPVVHSVLGRLELAALVMELYGEGNVLPHYERGLEALSHALAVAPDHARSLVLVSRFHRRLAEQRTNQGGEGVEALLEKSLAALRTAEAVAMPSERIPLERALTHRQWARYQQLHGADPREQLRLAIASFEQLRPEDRDYAFHANLGLAWQGQADAEAARGGDPLPLLDKAISEYQAALQLSEQQPFSWINLGVAYRKRADLSNAPDATGDLRRANSALTRALSLNPDNFGACFNGAEVAEQLARARYLKGEDVSVDLERALTLYRQGLALNAKQPALHNALGSAVFWQAELRAEEGGDTKALLDEAKASFEKARALAPTQGFAFNNLGEWEVFRAELQLAKGEDPSAALRAAVDDYTEALKRLPDDADLLANLGKAWVRHAAWTLTRAGEPAADLAKAETALNRARELNPRLGNVWRYLAEASGVRARWMAQGHGVAEDAFTLAARSFDEAMKLDPRLEYRLAAAELHGAWARWRIHEGQDATEGLKRGLELADTVVAARPRWLEARAVRDGLVALRGGPRPPSEAPVAGAPTP, from the coding sequence GTGCCCGGGGCTGGTCATCAGACGTCGTACGAGGAGGAGGTCCTGCTCGCGCTGGACGAGGGGCTGCTGTCCTCCGAGGAGGCGGCGGCCCTGCGCGAGGAGGCCCTCCGCCTGCACCGCGGGCCCCTGGAGCTGCTGAAGGAACGGGGCCGGCTGACGGAGGACACCCTGGACCTCTTGCGGCAGGACCTGGCGCGCGGCTACACGGACCGGGGCGACGCCCCCATCCAGGAGGCCGCCACGCTGTCGACGGCGGTGCCGTCCTCGCTGGCCGTGGGGGGCGTGCCCTCCTTCCCGGTGCCCGGCTGGGACCGCTACGAGCCCGTGCGCTTCCTGGGGCAGGGCGGCATGGGGCAGGTGTTCCTGGCCTATGACCCGCTCCTGCGCCGCAACGTGGCCCTCAAGTTCGTGCGCGACGGGGACCCGGAGCTGGCCCGCCGCTTCCTGGCCGAGGCCCGCGCCCAGGCCCGCGTGCGCCACGAGCGCGTGTGCGAGGTCTACGAGGTGGGCGAGGTGCGCGGCCACGCCTTCATCGCCATGCGCTACGTGGAGGGCCCGTCGCTGGGGCTGCTCTCCAACTCGCTCACGCTGGAGCAGCGCGTCTGGGTGCTGTGCCAGGCCGCGGAGGGCGTGCACGCCGCGCACCGCGTGGGGCTGGTCCACCGCGACCTGAAGCCCGGCAACATCCTGGTGGAGCGCACGGAGGACGGAGGCTTCCTCCCGTTCGTGATGGACTTCGGGCTCGCGCGGGACTGGCGCGAGGACAGCACCACCCCGAACGCGGTGCTGGGTACGCCGCACTACATGGCGCCCGAGCAGGCCCGGGGCGAGGGCCACCGCCTGGACCGCCGCGCGGACGTCTACGCGCTGGGCGCGACGTTGTATGCGCTGCTCACCGGGCAGCCTCCCTTCACCGGCGGCACGGAGAAGGAGGTGCTCGCGAAGCTCCAGGCGGAGCCGCCGCCGCGTCCGCGCGCGCTGGAGCCGGACATCCCGGAGGACCTGGAGGCGGTCGTCCTCAAGTGCCTGGAGAAGGAGCGGCCGCTCCGCTACGACTCCGTGCGCTCCTTCACCGACGACCTGGAGCGCTTCCTCTCCGGCGAGCCGGTGCGGGCCCGCCATGGCGCGCGCTACTGGCTGGGCAAGAAGGTCCGCAAGCACCGCGCGGCGCTGGCGCTGGGCGGCGTGGTGGTGACGGTGGTGGCCGGCGCGCTCACCCAGGCGAAGCTCGCGCGCGGCGAGGTGGAGGAGCGCGAGCGGCTGGCCCGCGCCTTCACCGAGCGCGTGGAGCGCATCGAGTCCGCGGCGCGCTACTCGGCCCTGTCGCGCCTGCACGACACGCGCAAGGACCGCGAGGCGCTGCGCGCGAGCATGGCCGCGCTGGAGGCGGAGATTGCTCGCGGGGGCGCGCAGGCGGTGGGCCCCGGTGAGTACGCGCTGGGCCGGGCCCTCTTCGCGCTGGATGACCTGGACGGCGCGCGAGGGAAGCTGGAGGCCGCGTGGGCGCACGGCTACCGCGAGCCCCGCGTGGCGTGGGCGTTGGCGCAGGTGCTGGGCCACCTCTACCGCGAGCAGCTGCTCCTGGACGTGGAGCGCCGAGCCCCCGCGCAGCGCGAGGCCCGGCTCAAGGAGCTGAACGAGCGCTATCGCGACCCGGCGCTCGCGTACCTGCGCCAGGCGGAGGGGCCGGACGTGCCCGCGCCGCCGTCGTTCGTGAAGGCGCTGTTCGCCTTCTACGAGGACCGCTCGGAGGACGCGCTGGCGCTGCTGGACGCGCCGGGCGCGCAGGCGCCGTGGTTCTACGAGGCGCCGCTGCTGCGCGGCGACATCCTGCTCGCGCGCTCCATGCGGCGCTGGAACGGCGGGGACCGGGCGGGCTCGCAGGCGGACCTGGCGCTGAGCCGCGAGGCGTACGCCGCCGCCGTCGCCACGGCGGAGAGCCAGCCCGTCGTGCACTCGGTGCTGGGGCGGCTGGAGCTGGCCGCGCTGGTGATGGAGCTGTACGGCGAGGGCAACGTGCTGCCGCATTACGAGCGCGGCCTGGAGGCGCTGTCGCACGCGCTCGCTGTCGCTCCGGACCACGCCCGCTCGCTGGTGCTGGTGTCGCGCTTCCACCGCCGGCTCGCGGAGCAGCGCACGAACCAGGGCGGAGAGGGCGTGGAGGCGCTGCTGGAGAAGTCCCTGGCCGCGCTGCGCACCGCGGAGGCCGTGGCCATGCCCAGTGAGCGCATCCCGCTGGAGCGGGCCCTCACGCATCGCCAGTGGGCGCGCTATCAGCAGTTGCACGGGGCGGACCCTCGCGAACAGCTGCGGCTGGCGATTGCGTCGTTCGAACAGCTGCGCCCCGAGGACCGCGACTACGCGTTCCACGCCAACCTGGGCCTCGCGTGGCAGGGGCAGGCGGACGCGGAGGCCGCGCGCGGCGGAGACCCGCTGCCGCTCCTGGACAAGGCCATCTCCGAGTATCAGGCGGCGCTCCAGCTGAGCGAGCAGCAGCCGTTCTCATGGATCAACCTGGGCGTCGCCTACCGCAAGCGGGCGGACCTCTCGAATGCACCCGACGCGACCGGCGACCTGCGCCGCGCGAACAGCGCGCTGACGCGGGCCCTGTCCCTCAACCCGGACAACTTCGGCGCGTGCTTCAACGGCGCGGAGGTGGCGGAGCAGCTGGCCCGCGCGCGGTATCTCAAGGGCGAGGACGTGAGCGTGGACCTGGAGCGCGCCTTGACGCTGTACCGGCAGGGGCTGGCGCTCAACGCGAAGCAGCCCGCGCTCCACAACGCGCTGGGCTCCGCGGTGTTCTGGCAGGCGGAGCTGCGCGCGGAGGAGGGCGGCGACACGAAGGCGCTGCTCGACGAGGCGAAGGCGTCCTTCGAGAAGGCCCGGGCCCTGGCGCCCACGCAGGGCTTCGCCTTCAACAACCTGGGCGAGTGGGAGGTCTTCCGCGCGGAGCTCCAGCTCGCGAAGGGCGAGGACCCCAGCGCCGCGCTGCGCGCCGCGGTGGATGACTACACGGAGGCGCTGAAGCGGCTGCCGGACGACGCGGACCTGCTCGCGAACCTGGGCAAGGCCTGGGTGCGCCACGCCGCATGGACGCTGACTCGAGCGGGAGAGCCGGCGGCGGACCTGGCGAAGGCGGAGACCGCGCTGAACCGGGCCCGCGAGCTCAATCCGCGCCTGGGCAATGTCTGGCGTTACCTGGCGGAGGCTTCTGGCGTGCGTGCGCGCTGGATGGCGCAGGGCCACGGCGTGGCGGAGGACGCGTTCACGCTCGCGGCCCGGTCATTCGATGAAGCGATGAAGCTCGACCCGCGGCTGGAGTACCGGCTCGCGGCGGCGGAGCTCCACGGTGCGTGGGCGCGGTGGCGCATCCACGAAGGGCAGGACGCGACGGAGGGGCTGAAGCGTGGGCTGGAGCTGGCCGACACGGTGGTGGCGGCCCGTCCCCGGTGGCTCGAAGCGCGCGCGGTGCGGGACGGACTGGTCGCGCTTCGCGGCGGGCCGCGTCCTCCGTCAGAGGCACCCGTGGCCGGCGCACCCACGCCCTGA